GCACCTGCAGCACCCACTCGACCCCGCTCGTCCCGGGTGGCGGCTCCCCGATGCCGATGCGGACCCTCGCTACGGCCTCCGTCCCCAGGCGGTCGATGACCGACTGCATGCCCTTGTGAGCACCGCTCGAACCCCCGCGCCGCACCCGTATGCGGCCCGGCGGCAGCGCCATGTCGTCGTAAATGATGAGGACTTCGTCCAGCTTCAGCGAGAACCGCTGCACCAGGCAGGCGACGGCCCTGCCGCTTTCGTTCATGAAGGTGAGCGGGTAAGCGAGGATCCACTCGATATCGTTGC
This sequence is a window from Bacillota bacterium. Protein-coding genes within it:
- the pth gene encoding aminoacyl-tRNA hydrolase, with amino-acid sequence NDIEWILAYPLTFMNESGRAVACLVQRFSLKLDEVLIIYDDMALPPGRIRVRRGGSSGAHKGMQSVIDRLGTEAVARVRIGIGEPPPGTSGVEWVLQVPPPEEAALIAEGARLAAQAAEYWGRYGVEAAMNRFNAGAPGRVNGDAAGTH